The Fimbriimonas ginsengisoli Gsoil 348 genome window below encodes:
- a CDS encoding M48 family metallopeptidase: MRLSHASAFAVLALGVAASAPAQFSKPSAAQQLQLGKQAARELRSKERVLPAGDPRVEVVRRVGRRLLAAMADRTSPWEYSFDVIDSNQINAFALPGGPTFVYTGLLSHLKSEDELAGVMGHELTHVRKEHWAYAYRDQQRNNALLTLGALVFRPSRGVLDAAGLGSTLLLDLPFSRRHETEADQGGMDLMVRAGYNPQGMVDVFQMLNETSKGGRPPEFLSDHPSDSKRIRRMQEQANSMNRNFAPQRPLYFRNGG, from the coding sequence ATGAGATTAAGCCATGCATCCGCTTTCGCTGTCCTTGCTCTCGGGGTGGCAGCCAGCGCTCCCGCGCAATTCAGCAAGCCGAGCGCGGCGCAGCAACTTCAACTCGGCAAACAGGCGGCGAGAGAGCTTCGCAGCAAGGAGCGCGTCTTGCCCGCTGGCGACCCCCGCGTGGAGGTGGTGCGAAGGGTCGGACGACGCCTCTTGGCGGCGATGGCGGATCGAACTTCCCCTTGGGAGTACTCGTTCGACGTGATCGACTCGAATCAGATCAACGCCTTTGCACTTCCGGGCGGCCCGACTTTCGTCTACACCGGCCTCCTGAGCCACCTCAAATCCGAGGACGAGCTTGCGGGAGTCATGGGCCACGAGCTGACCCACGTTCGGAAGGAGCACTGGGCGTACGCTTACCGGGACCAGCAGCGAAACAATGCTTTGCTTACCCTCGGCGCCCTCGTTTTTCGTCCTAGCCGGGGCGTGTTGGATGCGGCCGGTCTCGGATCGACGCTCCTCCTTGACCTGCCATTCTCGCGCAGACATGAGACGGAAGCAGACCAAGGTGGGATGGACCTGATGGTGCGGGCCGGTTACAACCCGCAGGGAATGGTCGACGTCTTCCAAATGCTCAATGAAACTTCAAAAGGGGGCCGCCCGCCCGAGTTCTTGAGCGACCACCCGTCGGACAGTAAACGGATTCGACGGATGCAGGAGCAAGCGAACAGCATGAACCGGAACTTCGCCCCGCAACGCCCGCTGTACTTCCGCAACGGCGGCTAG
- a CDS encoding S41 family peptidase, which translates to MNFRLLPRGLRAASGALALLFVASASAQTVDNKPEVKAQVIEKITGIIEKYAYVPGVDFAKWPQLLAEAKPKIDAAKDDTEFQRAVNEALAKFGTSHIVLATPKQSEVRRTGSTVGVGISTQLTDNGELLIVRTVPDAPAERAGLVPGDTITEADGKKVEGSIAGIIGKEGTDVVLTVRHADDKVEKYVLTRRPFSTVRPEELTWIDKDTAKISIYTFDFSYDRENVEDLMNKAHKAKNLILDLRDNGGGAVINLQHMLGMLIPDAKPFGTFVGRSLVDRYVKEAKGKPDDLAGMAKWSDRKVKPFPNANVPVYKGNLAVLVNGFSGSAAEIAAAALRDEANATIVGTKSAGAVLVSMIVNASNGFMIQYPLSDYITAKGLRLEGTGVVPDVEAKDPRFHLPNAKDEVVDKAVALFAQSGKGAKSSGH; encoded by the coding sequence ATGAACTTCCGTCTACTCCCCCGCGGGCTGCGCGCCGCCTCAGGCGCGCTTGCGCTCCTCTTCGTCGCCAGCGCCTCGGCGCAGACCGTCGACAACAAGCCGGAGGTCAAAGCGCAGGTGATCGAAAAGATCACCGGAATCATCGAGAAGTACGCGTACGTTCCCGGCGTCGACTTCGCGAAGTGGCCGCAACTGCTTGCCGAGGCCAAGCCGAAGATCGACGCGGCCAAGGACGATACTGAGTTCCAACGCGCAGTCAACGAGGCGCTCGCCAAGTTCGGCACCTCGCACATCGTGCTCGCGACGCCGAAGCAGTCCGAAGTGCGCCGTACCGGCTCGACGGTGGGCGTCGGTATCTCTACGCAGTTGACCGATAACGGCGAGCTGCTCATCGTTCGCACCGTGCCGGACGCTCCCGCCGAGCGAGCGGGACTTGTACCGGGCGACACCATCACGGAGGCTGATGGCAAGAAGGTGGAAGGCTCAATCGCGGGCATCATCGGAAAAGAAGGCACCGACGTCGTCCTCACCGTCCGCCATGCCGACGACAAGGTCGAGAAATACGTCCTTACCCGCCGTCCATTCTCGACCGTGCGGCCAGAAGAGCTCACTTGGATCGACAAGGATACCGCCAAGATTTCGATTTACACCTTTGACTTTTCCTATGATCGGGAGAACGTCGAGGATTTGATGAACAAGGCCCACAAGGCCAAAAACCTTATCCTCGACCTTCGGGACAACGGAGGTGGCGCGGTGATCAACCTGCAGCACATGCTCGGCATGCTGATCCCCGATGCGAAGCCGTTCGGAACGTTCGTCGGCCGTTCGCTAGTCGACCGTTACGTTAAGGAAGCCAAGGGAAAACCTGACGATTTGGCCGGAATGGCCAAGTGGAGCGACCGCAAGGTGAAGCCGTTCCCGAACGCGAACGTTCCGGTTTACAAAGGGAATCTCGCCGTTCTCGTCAACGGGTTCTCGGGCAGTGCCGCCGAAATCGCCGCCGCCGCCCTGCGAGACGAAGCGAACGCGACCATCGTCGGCACCAAGTCCGCCGGCGCCGTTCTGGTCTCCATGATCGTCAACGCCTCGAACGGCTTCATGATCCAGTACCCACTCAGCGACTACATCACCGCGAAGGGGCTCCGCCTGGAAGGTACGGGCGTGGTTCCCGACGTCGAAGCCAAGGACCCTCGCTTCCACCTCCCGAACGCGAAGGACGAGGTCGTCGACAAGGCCGTCGCCCTCTTCGCCCAATCGGGCAAAGGCGCCAAGTCCAGCGGCCATTAA